Proteins encoded in a region of the Teredinibacter purpureus genome:
- a CDS encoding HvfC/BufC N-terminal domain-containing protein encodes MTLKKFQQNFGEFFLSGEHDFALQKQLKAYPRDILEARLNIHRNNYYASLGDILRETFSTVNQLVGDTFFTALANNYLTQHPPTKAAMLWLGDTFPHFIARFEHTQKISYLADVARVNWAQHLAYHAKDTPPLTARNFADIDNDTLGQSAFIFHPSLALLQSPYALYSIWQYCLPTEEANVDEGSTILPSEIDADRPENILVARPSTTVATYNLSHEVAFFISQLLTGQTLLDAVSRTADYSDSHKLDFNASDAVSFLISSGIVTSTIIPEGDAL; translated from the coding sequence ATGACGCTGAAAAAATTTCAACAAAATTTTGGCGAATTTTTTCTATCTGGCGAACACGATTTTGCACTACAAAAACAATTAAAGGCCTACCCTCGCGACATCTTAGAAGCACGGCTGAATATCCATAGAAACAACTATTACGCATCTCTTGGCGACATTTTGCGTGAAACATTTAGCACCGTTAACCAACTGGTAGGCGACACATTTTTTACAGCTCTCGCAAACAACTACCTCACCCAACACCCCCCAACTAAGGCTGCTATGCTTTGGCTCGGCGATACCTTCCCTCACTTTATTGCCCGCTTTGAACATACCCAAAAAATATCGTATCTAGCAGATGTAGCGCGCGTTAATTGGGCACAGCACTTAGCTTATCACGCAAAAGACACCCCCCCCTTAACCGCACGGAATTTCGCTGACATAGACAACGACACGCTTGGCCAAAGCGCTTTTATCTTTCACCCCAGTCTTGCGCTACTACAATCACCTTATGCTCTATATTCCATTTGGCAGTACTGCCTTCCAACAGAGGAGGCTAACGTTGATGAGGGTTCGACTATACTCCCCTCAGAGATCGACGCAGACAGGCCCGAAAATATACTTGTCGCAAGGCCTAGCACCACGGTCGCCACTTACAACCTTTCACATGAAGTCGCTTTTTTTATCTCTCAACTATTGACCGGCCAAACACTGCTAGACGCCGTATCTCGCACTGCAGACTATAGCGACTCTCACAAGCTCGACTTTAACGCCAGCGATGCTGTGTCATTCTTAATTTCCTCAGGCATCGTTACCTCAACCATTATTCCCGAGGGCGATGCTCTATGA
- a CDS encoding DoxX family protein, whose product MTIFNKIDRFAKTLGDIIPEAVLSISARVSVFMIFWLSAQTKIGGDAIFGQKWMFWNVSQTTLLLFEYDYALPLIPADIAAYLASITEFLISILILVGFMTRASALIFIIMTLIIEIFVYPEAWATHLLWLVPLLYILKQGAGVFSVDSLLKKT is encoded by the coding sequence ATGACTATTTTCAATAAAATTGATCGATTCGCAAAAACACTGGGCGATATTATTCCCGAGGCGGTGCTTTCTATTTCTGCCCGCGTTTCGGTCTTTATGATTTTCTGGCTATCCGCACAAACAAAAATTGGAGGGGACGCAATCTTCGGACAAAAATGGATGTTTTGGAATGTTTCACAAACAACGCTTCTATTGTTCGAATATGATTACGCCCTACCCTTAATTCCCGCCGATATCGCAGCTTACCTCGCGAGCATCACAGAATTTTTAATATCGATATTAATACTTGTTGGCTTCATGACGCGCGCAAGCGCCCTTATTTTTATAATCATGACGCTCATAATTGAAATTTTCGTTTACCCCGAAGCATGGGCAACCCACCTACTTTGGTTGGTGCCATTACTGTATATTCTAAAGCAGGGTGCCGGTGTATTTTCGGTCGATTCATTGCTAAAAAAAACTTAA
- a CDS encoding MFS transporter has translation MHSQVKTVASLASLYAFRMLGLFMVLPVLMLYGGEYRGASPALLGLALGVYGLTQALFQIPLGLLSDIWGRKPVIFLGLVIFAIGSLVAALASSIEGLILGRALQGSGAIASAIMAMVADLTSEENRTKAMAAIGASIGLSFSVAMIVGPGIASSVGLGGVFGVSALLALIGLLVLLFVVPSPPRLSASHRDTGAIPALILASLKDTQLLRLNWGIFVLHFVLMAAFLVVPLMLEERFAVSRDSHWLVYLGLLGIAFVLMLPLVMFAERKRRVKTVFVGAVALLGFSLAVLSQVNASIVVWLTLLLLFFTAFNLLEASLPSLVSKIAPAGAKGTAMGIYSTSQFLGAFAGGVSGGWLLEYYGPSEVYLLGAVVVAVWFAFAVTMKSPRYLSSVSVSVAQNFNATACVLAVPGVEDVLFVSEDALLYLKVDKRVFDESELNRVLQRNS, from the coding sequence TTGCACTCTCAGGTTAAAACGGTTGCATCCTTAGCATCGCTTTACGCATTTCGTATGCTTGGGTTGTTTATGGTGCTGCCTGTCTTGATGTTATACGGTGGCGAATATCGCGGAGCCAGTCCTGCGCTCTTAGGGCTAGCGTTAGGTGTTTATGGCCTCACTCAGGCTCTGTTTCAGATTCCTTTGGGGTTGCTGTCCGATATCTGGGGGCGAAAGCCCGTTATTTTTCTCGGTTTAGTTATCTTTGCCATTGGTAGTTTGGTCGCGGCGCTTGCCAGTTCAATAGAAGGGCTTATTTTAGGCAGGGCCTTACAGGGCAGTGGTGCTATCGCAAGTGCAATTATGGCAATGGTGGCCGATCTTACGTCGGAAGAAAATCGTACGAAAGCTATGGCCGCTATTGGGGCCTCTATCGGCTTATCTTTTTCTGTGGCAATGATAGTGGGGCCGGGTATTGCGTCCAGTGTTGGCTTAGGTGGTGTGTTTGGCGTTTCAGCCCTATTGGCGCTTATAGGTCTGTTAGTACTGCTTTTCGTGGTCCCCAGCCCGCCGCGTTTATCTGCATCGCACCGTGATACGGGCGCAATTCCAGCATTAATTCTCGCCAGCCTAAAAGATACCCAGTTGTTGCGCTTGAACTGGGGGATTTTCGTTTTGCACTTTGTGCTAATGGCCGCATTTTTAGTTGTACCGCTTATGCTTGAAGAGCGATTTGCGGTATCGCGCGATTCTCATTGGCTCGTTTATTTGGGGTTGTTGGGTATCGCTTTTGTTTTGATGTTGCCTCTAGTGATGTTTGCCGAGCGTAAGCGACGCGTTAAAACGGTGTTCGTGGGGGCGGTCGCTTTACTGGGGTTCAGTTTAGCCGTGTTGTCTCAGGTCAATGCTTCGATTGTTGTTTGGTTAACGCTTTTATTGCTTTTTTTTACAGCATTCAATTTGTTGGAAGCGAGCCTGCCGTCTCTTGTGAGTAAAATAGCGCCCGCTGGCGCTAAAGGTACGGCGATGGGAATATATTCAACCAGCCAATTTCTAGGTGCATTTGCTGGAGGCGTTAGTGGTGGTTGGTTGTTAGAGTATTATGGCCCTTCAGAAGTTTATCTGTTGGGGGCTGTTGTTGTAGCGGTTTGGTTTGCCTTTGCTGTAACCATGAAAAGCCCGCGGTATCTTAGTAGTGTGAGCGTCAGTGTTGCCCAAAATTTTAATGCTACTGCGTGTGTTTTGGCAGTGCCGGGTGTTGAGGATGTGTTGTTCGTGAGTGAAGACGCTTTGCTTTACTTAAAGGTGGATAAAAGAGTGTTCGATGAGAGTGAGCTTAATCGCGTGTTGCAGCGTAATTCTTGA
- a CDS encoding LuxR C-terminal-related transcriptional regulator has product MSILESDTVVQGNNIVLFSANSSLQTGLLAKLIGEELQLDCSVHRELGSVPAGTNVILIDCNGQDLETLSEFVREIQNTLENVNAALLNAEYESEQESLLDWPCVSGLFYVDSEQEQLIRGLKCLLEGDFWVPRRLLHTFLDKNRKAPSNIKRPNVKLTKREKQILKLIKEGATNADISESLSVSEHTVKSHLYNVYKKIGVRNRLEASNWVRDMDDLDN; this is encoded by the coding sequence GTGTCTATATTAGAATCAGACACTGTAGTGCAAGGTAACAATATCGTCCTTTTCTCAGCCAATAGCAGCCTCCAAACAGGGCTTCTGGCTAAATTAATCGGCGAAGAATTACAACTTGACTGCAGCGTCCACAGAGAGCTTGGATCAGTACCCGCTGGTACAAATGTGATACTGATCGATTGCAATGGTCAAGACCTGGAAACACTCAGTGAATTTGTTCGCGAGATTCAAAATACTCTCGAAAACGTTAATGCCGCACTCCTCAACGCTGAATATGAAAGCGAACAGGAATCACTGCTTGATTGGCCCTGTGTTTCCGGCTTGTTCTACGTAGATTCAGAGCAGGAACAACTCATCCGCGGATTAAAATGTCTGCTAGAAGGCGACTTCTGGGTGCCCCGCCGACTACTTCATACATTTTTGGACAAAAACAGAAAAGCACCTTCGAACATTAAACGACCGAATGTAAAACTAACAAAGCGCGAAAAACAAATTCTGAAATTAATCAAAGAAGGCGCCACAAACGCTGATATTTCCGAATCATTGTCCGTTAGTGAGCATACAGTCAAAAGCCACCTTTATAACGTATACAAAAAGATTGGCGTGCGTAACCGTCTCGAGGCCAGTAACTGGGTACGCGATATGGACGATCTAGATAACTAA
- a CDS encoding BufA1 family periplasmic bufferin-type metallophore, producing MKNMSKTLALSSAIAAGVMMASSHEALAGKASMEKCYGIVKAGKNDCAIKSQGTSCAGQAKKDAISDAWIYVPNGKCESIVGGSLTPKGAQK from the coding sequence ATGAAAAACATGAGTAAAACACTAGCATTATCCAGTGCCATCGCCGCAGGCGTTATGATGGCCTCAAGTCACGAAGCGCTTGCAGGCAAAGCTAGCATGGAGAAATGCTACGGTATCGTTAAAGCCGGTAAAAATGATTGTGCCATAAAAAGCCAAGGCACCAGCTGCGCGGGCCAAGCCAAAAAAGATGCCATTTCAGATGCATGGATCTACGTTCCAAACGGAAAATGTGAATCCATTGTTGGCGGTAGCTTAACCCCCAAAGGCGCACAAAAGTAA
- a CDS encoding sugar nucleotide-binding protein has translation MSYRILVRRADTALASAFMGVMEDYPFVLLTPSAESLNWSDEAAVAGYFDEKSPSLVIHFPESCVDVSASDIAAARSLAKACKAKSVPLIQLSSFRVFGDNYCPQGVGEVDMPQPSNELGRRILSMETGALVCPSSIVLRLPWILDLVPCSLFGRIIPKLLVGELPPVSDHHRFSLVSAGFVIRSLITLIHQVFLWRRKLGCVSFA, from the coding sequence TTGAGTTATCGAATTCTTGTTCGGCGAGCGGATACCGCGCTCGCTAGTGCGTTTATGGGGGTGATGGAAGATTACCCTTTTGTGTTGCTTACACCGTCTGCTGAGAGCCTGAACTGGTCGGATGAGGCGGCGGTCGCAGGTTATTTCGATGAAAAATCGCCTAGCCTTGTTATTCACTTTCCGGAATCTTGCGTCGATGTGAGTGCTAGCGATATCGCCGCGGCGAGAAGTCTTGCGAAGGCATGCAAAGCGAAAAGCGTGCCTTTAATTCAGTTATCTTCATTCCGTGTTTTTGGTGACAATTATTGCCCTCAGGGCGTTGGTGAGGTGGATATGCCTCAGCCAAGCAATGAGCTGGGGCGGCGGATTTTATCGATGGAGACAGGCGCGTTGGTGTGCCCCTCTTCTATCGTGTTGCGGTTACCGTGGATATTAGATCTAGTTCCTTGTAGTTTATTCGGTCGAATTATCCCTAAATTATTAGTTGGCGAGTTACCCCCTGTATCTGATCACCATCGCTTTAGTTTGGTGTCTGCAGGTTTTGTGATTCGCAGCCTTATCACCCTCATTCATCAGGTTTTTTTGTGGCGCAGAAAACTGGGGTGTGTATCATTTGCGTAG
- the galU gene encoding UTP--glucose-1-phosphate uridylyltransferase GalU: MISKCLFPVAGYGTRFLPATKSMPKEMLPVVNKPLVQYGVEEALGAGLSEIGFVTGRGKRAIADHFDVSYELEHQIAGSSKEDYLASIRDVMAKGSFSFTRQREMRGLGDAILNGRRLIGDQPFGVVLSDDLCVADEGVLSQMVKLYKQFRCSIVAVQEVPKEDISKFGVIAGKQIKDGLYQVDNMVEKPEPEDAPSNLAIIGRYILTPDIFEIIENTPPGKNNEVQLTDALLTQAKNGCVLAYKFKGRRFDCGSVAGFVNATNYVYENLYTQD, from the coding sequence ATGATTAGTAAATGTTTATTTCCTGTTGCCGGATATGGAACCCGCTTTCTTCCTGCGACAAAATCGATGCCCAAAGAAATGTTACCCGTTGTTAACAAGCCACTTGTGCAGTATGGCGTAGAAGAAGCCTTGGGTGCGGGTTTATCCGAAATTGGTTTTGTAACCGGTCGAGGTAAGCGTGCAATCGCGGACCATTTCGACGTGAGCTATGAGCTAGAGCATCAAATAGCGGGTTCCTCCAAAGAGGATTACTTAGCGTCTATTCGCGACGTAATGGCAAAAGGTTCGTTCTCTTTTACGCGGCAGCGTGAAATGAGAGGGCTCGGTGATGCAATCTTAAATGGCCGTCGTTTAATTGGTGACCAGCCTTTCGGCGTTGTGCTATCGGATGACTTATGTGTAGCGGACGAAGGCGTTTTATCACAAATGGTTAAACTGTATAAACAGTTTCGTTGCAGTATTGTGGCGGTACAAGAAGTGCCAAAAGAAGATATTAGTAAGTTTGGTGTTATTGCTGGCAAGCAAATTAAAGACGGGCTCTACCAAGTTGATAACATGGTAGAAAAACCAGAACCCGAAGATGCTCCCAGTAATCTCGCTATCATTGGTCGTTATATTTTAACTCCCGACATTTTTGAAATAATAGAAAATACCCCGCCAGGTAAAAATAATGAAGTGCAGCTCACTGATGCACTCCTTACGCAAGCTAAAAACGGTTGTGTGTTGGCGTATAAATTCAAAGGTCGTCGTTTTGACTGCGGAAGCGTTGCAGGCTTTGTGAATGCAACCAACTATGTTTACGAAAATCTGTATACCCAAGACTAA
- the bufB gene encoding MNIO family bufferin maturase — protein sequence MTEPLPLRCGVGLKAQHYNDIIHEQPNVGWFEIHPENYMGPGGPPHHYLQKIRAQYPLSLHGVGLSLGSSEGVSSEHLHALKRVIDRYQPAQVSEHIAWSHWNSIYLNDLLPLPYTHESLQILCDNIDRTQAFLGRSILIENPSTYIDFSYSDLTESAFINEACQRTGAGLLLDVNNIFVSATNNGFDPYHYIDTINTQYIGEIHLAGHTEKTLPDASIIRIDDHGSAVKNSVWMLFKYLLTKTNKPFPTLIEWDNDIPEWAVLEGEAHKAETLLVRQREGA from the coding sequence ATGACTGAACCTCTCCCCCTACGCTGCGGTGTTGGGCTAAAAGCACAGCACTACAACGATATTATTCACGAACAACCTAATGTTGGTTGGTTCGAGATTCATCCTGAAAACTATATGGGTCCTGGCGGGCCGCCACATCATTACCTACAAAAAATCAGAGCACAATACCCTCTTTCACTGCACGGAGTAGGGCTTTCGTTAGGCTCAAGCGAGGGGGTTAGTAGCGAACATTTACACGCGCTAAAACGGGTAATCGATCGATATCAGCCCGCTCAAGTATCCGAACATATCGCGTGGAGTCACTGGAATAGTATTTATTTAAATGATTTACTGCCGTTACCTTACACACATGAAAGCTTACAAATACTTTGTGACAACATCGACCGCACACAAGCTTTTTTAGGCCGATCAATACTCATCGAAAACCCTTCAACATATATCGACTTTTCATACAGTGATCTCACCGAGAGTGCATTCATTAATGAAGCCTGTCAGCGCACAGGCGCGGGCCTACTTCTCGACGTTAATAATATTTTTGTCTCTGCCACCAATAACGGATTTGACCCTTACCATTACATTGACACCATTAACACGCAATATATTGGCGAAATCCATCTTGCAGGCCATACAGAAAAAACATTACCCGATGCCTCCATTATTCGCATCGACGATCACGGCTCGGCTGTTAAAAACAGCGTATGGATGTTATTTAAGTATCTATTAACCAAGACAAACAAACCGTTCCCAACACTCATTGAATGGGACAACGATATTCCAGAATGGGCGGTTTTAGAAGGAGAAGCACATAAAGCTGAAACACTTCTAGTACGTCAACGAGAAGGCGCTTGA
- the ssb gene encoding single-stranded DNA-binding protein, with translation MASRGVNKVILVGNVGQDPETKYMPSGGAVTNISVATSEAWKDKQSGQPQERTEWHRVVFFNRLAEIAGEYLRKGSKVYIEGALRTRKWQGQDGQDRYTTEIVAAEMQMLDARQGGENQNYGGGFQQGAPAAAPNQPQAAPAPMQQQNPNQQQQQQQQHAPAPQQTSHAAPPPAMDSFDDDIPF, from the coding sequence GTGGCCAGCAGAGGCGTAAATAAAGTGATTTTGGTGGGAAATGTAGGTCAAGATCCTGAAACTAAGTATATGCCTTCCGGAGGTGCCGTGACCAATATCAGTGTGGCCACTTCTGAGGCTTGGAAAGATAAGCAGTCTGGGCAGCCTCAAGAACGTACAGAATGGCACCGTGTAGTCTTTTTTAATCGTCTAGCAGAGATCGCCGGCGAGTATCTTCGCAAAGGCAGTAAAGTGTATATTGAAGGCGCCTTGCGCACTCGTAAATGGCAGGGGCAAGATGGTCAAGACCGTTACACCACTGAAATAGTAGCCGCCGAAATGCAAATGCTCGACGCGCGTCAGGGTGGCGAAAATCAAAATTACGGCGGTGGCTTTCAGCAGGGTGCTCCTGCAGCAGCGCCTAATCAGCCGCAAGCGGCTCCCGCTCCGATGCAACAGCAAAATCCAAACCAGCAACAGCAACAGCAACAGCAACACGCGCCAGCGCCGCAGCAAACGTCTCATGCTGCTCCGCCACCCGCTATGGATAGTTTTGATGACGACATCCCATTTTAG
- the fabB gene encoding beta-ketoacyl-ACP synthase I encodes MKRVVVTGMGISSCIGNDIDTVLASLKAGKSGIRFNESYQEHGFRSLVSGSVDIDLKDHIDRKVLRFMGDAAGFAYVAMQQAVLDSGLEANQVSNERTGIVVGSGGATTSSVVESADIIRSRGVKRAGPYRVTQTMGSTTSACLATPFKIKGVNYSISSACATSAHCIGNAMELIQLGKQDVVFAGGGEEEHWTLTGLFDAMGALSTKYNDTPEKASRPYDANRDGFVIGGGGGCLVIESLDHALARGAKIYGELIGYGATSDGYDMVAPSGEGAIRCMRQALQNVDAATIDYINSHGTSTPVGDLAELRAVRETFGANTPAISSTKSLTGHSLGATGVQEAIYTLLMMKHSFIAGSSNIETLDPEADGLNIVPTAKDADINIAMSNSFGFGGTNATLVFQKFAG; translated from the coding sequence ATGAAACGCGTTGTGGTCACTGGCATGGGTATCAGCTCATGCATCGGTAACGATATAGACACAGTACTCGCCTCTTTAAAAGCGGGAAAATCCGGTATACGGTTTAATGAAAGCTATCAAGAACATGGGTTTCGCAGCTTGGTTTCTGGCTCTGTCGATATCGACTTAAAAGACCATATCGATCGTAAAGTGCTGCGTTTCATGGGCGATGCCGCCGGATTCGCCTACGTTGCAATGCAACAGGCCGTTCTCGACTCCGGGCTAGAAGCGAACCAAGTGTCAAACGAACGCACAGGCATTGTTGTGGGTTCAGGTGGCGCGACTACCTCTAGCGTAGTGGAGTCAGCCGACATTATCCGTAGCCGCGGCGTAAAACGCGCAGGACCTTACCGTGTCACACAAACAATGGGAAGCACGACCTCGGCGTGCCTAGCCACCCCCTTCAAGATCAAGGGCGTTAACTACTCCATCTCGTCGGCTTGCGCCACCAGTGCTCACTGCATTGGCAATGCGATGGAACTGATTCAACTCGGCAAGCAAGACGTTGTCTTTGCCGGAGGTGGTGAAGAAGAGCACTGGACTCTCACGGGCCTCTTCGATGCCATGGGCGCCCTTTCAACCAAATATAACGACACTCCAGAGAAAGCCTCTAGACCTTACGATGCGAACCGCGATGGGTTTGTTATTGGTGGTGGTGGTGGCTGTCTGGTGATCGAATCTCTGGATCACGCCTTGGCACGTGGCGCTAAAATATATGGCGAGCTCATCGGCTACGGAGCAACTTCAGACGGCTACGACATGGTTGCCCCCTCTGGCGAAGGCGCTATTCGCTGCATGAGACAAGCCTTACAAAACGTAGATGCGGCGACTATCGACTACATCAATTCACATGGCACCAGTACACCAGTAGGTGACCTTGCCGAATTGCGAGCAGTGCGAGAAACCTTCGGCGCCAATACTCCTGCTATTAGCTCAACAAAATCACTCACGGGCCACTCCTTAGGTGCTACTGGCGTTCAAGAAGCGATATACACTTTGCTTATGATGAAGCATAGCTTCATTGCAGGCTCATCGAATATCGAAACACTGGACCCTGAAGCTGATGGTTTGAATATTGTACCTACAGCAAAAGACGCAGATATTAATATCGCCATGTCGAATAGCTTTGGCTTTGGCGGCACCAATGCGACACTTGTTTTCCAAAAGTTTGCAGGTTGA
- the fabA gene encoding 3-hydroxyacyl-[acyl-carrier-protein] dehydratase FabA, protein MNSFEQQSSYNLEELLACGQGKMFGPGNAQLPVPNMLMLDRITHISQAGGEFGKGEIIAELDIKDDLWFFDCHFPGDPVMPGCLGLDAMWQLVGFFLAWKGNPGRGRALGCGEVKFTGQILPSNGKVTYHINLKRVIERKLVMGIADGRVSVDGKDIYFAKDLRVGLFSNTDSW, encoded by the coding sequence ATGAATTCATTCGAACAGCAATCATCCTATAACCTGGAAGAGCTACTGGCCTGCGGTCAAGGCAAAATGTTTGGCCCAGGTAACGCACAGCTACCCGTACCCAATATGTTAATGCTGGACCGAATAACTCACATCAGCCAAGCTGGCGGTGAGTTTGGCAAGGGCGAAATCATTGCCGAATTGGATATCAAAGATGACTTGTGGTTCTTTGACTGCCACTTCCCCGGAGATCCCGTAATGCCTGGCTGTCTGGGCTTAGACGCCATGTGGCAGTTAGTCGGTTTTTTCCTTGCATGGAAAGGGAACCCCGGTCGCGGACGCGCGCTTGGCTGTGGCGAAGTTAAATTCACAGGCCAAATACTCCCGTCGAACGGTAAAGTAACGTATCACATCAACCTAAAACGCGTTATTGAACGCAAGTTGGTAATGGGGATAGCCGATGGTCGAGTGTCGGTTGACGGCAAAGACATTTACTTTGCTAAAGACCTAAGAGTTGGCCTATTTAGCAATACCGACAGCTGGTAG